Genomic segment of Pseudomonas iranensis:
TTGCTATTGGCCGATTTCGGCCCAAAGCGGTCATCCTTTGTGCAAGAGGTGTTTGGGATCTGGGCCAGGAAAAATCGATGTTATGAAAGCGGGCATAACGGACGCGCCTATGAAGATGGATGCCATTGGCCGAAGACGTACTCTCGCCAAAATTGGTTTCACTCATAAGCAAACTGATCAATCAACCCCAGACGAGGAACACGTGTGTGGGGCCGCAACAAAGCGCCAGGAGCAATCACAGCGTTTGCGCCAATCTTGCAGCCGTCACCCACCAGCGCTCCGAACTTGCTGACGCCTGTGTCGATCACCTGATCTTCATGGCGGATCCTGATATCAGCCCCGTCCAGTTCGTTACGGTAATTGGCGATGATCGCGCCGGCTTCAATATTTACCGCTTCGCCAATCAATGAGTCGCCGACGAAGTTGAAGTGGGCAAGTTTGCTGCCATCGAGCATGAAGGTACTTTTCAGCTCGCAGCTGGGGCCAACAATGCAGTTTTTGCCCAGGTAAACGCCTCCACGGAGGTAAGCGCCCGCTGCTACGAAACAGCCCGCGCCGATGATGATTGCGCCTTTGAGAACGGCGCCTTGCTCAACGATGGCGGTTTCATGAATCGCACAATAGTCGTGGCGCCGGTATCCCGGGCCGAGCGTTTCAAGCAATTCCAGAATCCGGCTCTCGCAATCCTGAACCACCGCCCAAGGGGCAGCGGAGTCCACGCCCAGTAATGGCCATTGAGCGATGTAATCTTCGATTTTTGGCGATTTCATAAGAGTCTTCCGAATAAGTGGGGCGTGGGTGGACTGTCGACGACTTGAACGACTCGCTACGCCTGCCAGTCGTACCTGTACAAGCATTTTCAAGGTACGGCGCAATGGATAAGACAATCACTGTGGATCAATTGGCAACCACTGATCTTGGATCAATCAACGAGATATGGCTCGGCGGGACCCATACCCAGTTATGCCTATGGCGTGCTGAACAGGTCTTCACCCACGAAATGCTTAGCGAGGGGACGCATGATCAGAATGTCCAGCGCCTGTGCTTGCAATTGGTGGATCCTGAGGATCGTGACGCAGTGGCCCGTGTTGAGGCGGTAGCGCGCGAACGACTCGAAGAAATGGGCAAGCAGGGCGAGTTTTACCCGGCCGAGGCGGCGGACACTCGTCAATAGTTACTGCGCATCTGAGGAAAGGCGCTGCTGCTAAAGCAGCGCCTCAAGCGGGCTCCTCAACCCTGCGCACATCCCCCAACGAATCACGCTGCATCGATTGCAAATTCTTTTCGATGGTTTCGCACAGCGCTTCCATTTGAATCTGGTGTTCGCTGTGGCGAAACGGGCTTTGCAGATCGGTGCCGATGCGTTCGATGGCCAGCAGCATGAAGCCGACCACGGTCGACGCCAGCGGCGTGAACCAGCCGAGGGATTCCACCAGACCTATCGGGACGATCAGGCAGAACAGCGAAATGAACAGCCGTGGGAAATACACATAAGGGTAGGGCAGCGGGGTGTTGGCGATCCGCTCCATCCCGCCCTGACTGTTGGACAGGTCCACCAGGGTCGACTCGAGCCGCGCCAGGCGAATACTGTCCAGATGCCCGGCCTTGTATTCGCGAGCGAGCAGAGTCGCCGAGCCGGTGAGGATATCGTTGGCAAAGTTATTGGTTGTGCCACTGCGGGCGAATTCTTCGGCGGGAATAAACGCCCGCACTTCGTCGGGACATGGCTGGCCCTGTAGGTGCGCGGCGAGGCAATTCACGTAAGCGACGTGGCGGCGCAACAGCGTCGATTTGACCGGATTCACCTCGCCACCAGCGTCGTCCAGCAGCGTCAGCACCTGCCGGGCGAAGCTGCGGGAATTGTTTATCATCGATCCCCACAGTGTCCGCGCTTCCCACCAGCGGTTGTAAGCGCTGCTGTTGCGAAAACTGATCAACACGATCAACGCTGAACCGAGCAAGGTCAGCGGCATCAACGGCAGGTTGAGTTTTGTGTTGAGAAACAGCATGAAGTCGACGGTGACGGCGATGTCCCAGAGCAGCAACCAGAACAAAGACCAGCCCACGTAACCGAGGGTCTTGATGATCAGACGGTATTTTTTGACGATGGCAGCTTTCAAACGGAAACCTCGTGGCGAGCAGTTTGCTTAAACGCTTAAGCTCGGACGATGCCTGGCACCGGCAGTTCCCTGGTGGGGCGGACACCCGTCAGTCAGTCTGTAAAGTCTGGCCCTGTGCATGGCGAATGCTTTCGAGAAAAATCCTCGTCTCTCGATTCGACCGCAGATGAACCACCCGGCAAGCCGATGGCACCGTTGACACGAATTGGCGCATTTTGGCTCGCGAGGTTTTTCTCGTCCGCCACATGAACTTTAGAAACTCCGGCAGGTTCGCCAGCTGTTCGGGGCAGTTTTCCGGCAAGTCAGGCCGAGACTGACCGTGGTTGAGCAGCGTTCTACGCAGGACGCGCAAGAATCGAAGCGGTGGCGAACGATCGATCCAGATCAGCAGATCTGCACGGGCGACGCGATTTTCCCAAGTGGTTGAATGGCCACCTTCGAATATCCAGCGATCACGCGCCTCGACCTCCAGGCAGAGTCGGGTCTTCTCATCCGGGCTTCGCTCGATCCAGCCTGGCTGCCAATGGATCGTGTCGATATGCACCACCGGCAACCCCGTGCGCTCACCCAGCCTGCGCGCCAACGTACTTTTGCCAGACCCAGGCTGACCAACAATCATCACCCGTTGCATCGAAGCTCCTTCTCGCTCTGCAAGCTGATTTTTTGGGCGGGCGATTCTACGGCAATGCCTGTCTCAGTCAATGACCGTTGAACGCTACGCTGGGTTTTGCCGCACTCGCGCCACCCTGGCTCGGCGGTCCGCCCGCTCGCCGAGCCGCCATCCCAGCAGACCCCACAGCAATGCACACAACGCGCCGACCAACGCCGCCATGCCTGCACCTTGGCTGAGGGCGTCCAGCGCGCTTTTCGCCCAGGCACTGATGGCGTCGCCGGCGCGGTAGACCACGGTGTCGATGAAGTTCTTCGCCTTGTACTTGCTTTCGGCATCGAGCGGGGCGAACAGCATCTCTCGGCCTGGGCGCACGAAGGCGTACTCACCGATGCGGCGCACGATCATCAGCGCGGCGATCAGGCCAAAGCCGGGGGCGAAGATCAGCCCGATAAACCCCGCGCACATGACCAGCGGCACCATGGCCAACAGCACGCCGACGCCGAGCCTTTGGGCGAGGCGTCCAGTGATGAACAGCTGACAGAGCAGGGCGCCCGCCTGCACGACAAAGTCGATGATGCCGAACACGCGCACCTGCGCCTCGCGGTCCGGGAAGTGTTCGGCGACGACGCGTGCCTGCTCGAAGTAAAGGAAGGTGGAGATTGTCGCCAGCAGCACCACAAAGCCGCAAATGCCGAGCAGATAGGGTGATTTCAGAACGGCCGTCATACCGCTGAACGGATTGCCCGGCAACGGCCTGCGAGGGCTTTCGCTCGGCGCGGCATCGGGGCGTCCTGCGCCACCCCGTTCACGCCAGCGCATCAGCTGGCGCTTGAACCACATCGCAGCGGCCAGCAGAACAGCGGCCAGCAGCATCAGGCCGGACTCACCCAGCGGACCGATCAGCAAGGCGCTCAGCGCAGGGCCACTCAGGCCGCCGACGCTGGCGCCCGCCGCGATGAACGCGAACAGACGTTTGGCCTGGGCACTGTCGAATACATCGGCCATCAGGCTCCAGGCGACCGATACGACAAACAGGTTATAGACCGATATCCACACGTAAAACACGCGCGCCAGCCAAGGGCTTTCCTCACCCAGAAACAAGATGGCGAACAACAGCAGGTTGGTGCAGAAGAATCCGTATACCCAGTCCACGAAATGCAGGCGCGGTACGTGTGCGCTGAGCCAGGCGAACAGTGGAACGGCCGCCAGCATGACCAGGAAGGTCGCGGTGAACAGCCACTGCAAGTTCTCGACGCCGGCAGTGATGCCCATCGATTCGCGGATCGGACGGAGCATGAAATAGCCGGCGAACAGGCAAACGAACAGCAGAAAGCCATTGAGCGCAGGGCGCAGCTCGTGAGCCTCGGCATTGATGATGGCGCCGGCGCGGTGGGCAAGAAGAGACGTATCCATGTTGCGCTCCTGTGGGAGTGGCGAGGCAACGGCACGGGGCCTGCCCGTGCCGGGCGGTCAGCGGTAGGTGACGCCGGTCAGTCGCTCGGAGAGTTGCCACAGTGTGGCCGAATTCGAGCGATCGGCAGCGGCCGGCGGCATCTTGGCGAAGCCCAGCGGCCCGCGCTTCTCGTTATCACCGGTGGGGCCGTAGTAGGCGCCACCGACCGCCTCCAGCGCCGTCGCCGCATACAGCGTGGGCAGCGCGCCCTGCGCTGCGGAATGATACAGGTCCCGCTCTACCGCCCATTGTTTGCCGAATTCACTGTCCAGGCCAGGCCCCCGGGCGATGAGCTCGGTCACGGCAACGCCGGGATGCGCGGCGATGCTGCGTATCCCCC
This window contains:
- a CDS encoding DapH/DapD/GlmU-related protein, producing MKSPKIEDYIAQWPLLGVDSAAPWAVVQDCESRILELLETLGPGYRRHDYCAIHETAIVEQGAVLKGAIIIGAGCFVAAGAYLRGGVYLGKNCIVGPSCELKSTFMLDGSKLAHFNFVGDSLIGEAVNIEAGAIIANYRNELDGADIRIRHEDQVIDTGVSKFGALVGDGCKIGANAVIAPGALLRPHTRVPRLGLIDQFAYE
- a CDS encoding AAA family ATPase, with the protein product MQRVMIVGQPGSGKSTLARRLGERTGLPVVHIDTIHWQPGWIERSPDEKTRLCLEVEARDRWIFEGGHSTTWENRVARADLLIWIDRSPPLRFLRVLRRTLLNHGQSRPDLPENCPEQLANLPEFLKFMWRTRKTSRAKMRQFVSTVPSACRVVHLRSNRETRIFLESIRHAQGQTLQTD
- a CDS encoding bestrophin family protein, which produces MKAAIVKKYRLIIKTLGYVGWSLFWLLLWDIAVTVDFMLFLNTKLNLPLMPLTLLGSALIVLISFRNSSAYNRWWEARTLWGSMINNSRSFARQVLTLLDDAGGEVNPVKSTLLRRHVAYVNCLAAHLQGQPCPDEVRAFIPAEEFARSGTTNNFANDILTGSATLLAREYKAGHLDSIRLARLESTLVDLSNSQGGMERIANTPLPYPYVYFPRLFISLFCLIVPIGLVESLGWFTPLASTVVGFMLLAIERIGTDLQSPFRHSEHQIQMEALCETIEKNLQSMQRDSLGDVRRVEEPA
- a CDS encoding NTP/NDP exchange transporter, with the protein product MDTSLLAHRAGAIINAEAHELRPALNGFLLFVCLFAGYFMLRPIRESMGITAGVENLQWLFTATFLVMLAAVPLFAWLSAHVPRLHFVDWVYGFFCTNLLLFAILFLGEESPWLARVFYVWISVYNLFVVSVAWSLMADVFDSAQAKRLFAFIAAGASVGGLSGPALSALLIGPLGESGLMLLAAVLLAAAMWFKRQLMRWRERGGAGRPDAAPSESPRRPLPGNPFSGMTAVLKSPYLLGICGFVVLLATISTFLYFEQARVVAEHFPDREAQVRVFGIIDFVVQAGALLCQLFITGRLAQRLGVGVLLAMVPLVMCAGFIGLIFAPGFGLIAALMIVRRIGEYAFVRPGREMLFAPLDAESKYKAKNFIDTVVYRAGDAISAWAKSALDALSQGAGMAALVGALCALLWGLLGWRLGERADRRARVARVRQNPA